A region of the Oscarella lobularis chromosome 17, ooOscLobu1.1, whole genome shotgun sequence genome:
CGAAAACTCGCCTCTTCAGCACAAGCCTGCTGCTTTGGTAACATTGTgcatattattattattatatacACACGTACTAGTCGTGCGTATGCCGTTGGCAGCGTTGGACATGTGGAAACGAACTCTCGAGTTTGGCGACATTGTGACCGAATCTATGAAGACGTTCGTTTCGTCCGATAACATGTTTTTGGCTCAGCACTACCTCGCTCTTTGcgcgtctcttcttccattGGAAAGACACGTAGACGCTGCGCGTCTAACTCAAATGGTTAGAGTCTTTTCTCGCAAATGATCGTGTATATTCTTTTGATTGCATCTAGGCTCTTGAAGCTTTCGAAGCGGTTCTTGGAAAGGATCATCCTGCTACGATGCACTACGAAGAGAATAAGAGGTATTGTCTGTTTAATTCAGCGGAATATCAAGAGGCCTGTCGTCGTGGCAATAGCATTTGTTTCTTCGACTTGAATTGAATGCTGAAATTAAGCTCGCGTTGTGTCATTGCTTCACTTACAGTCATATCTCCACGAGTGGCTGGTAGCAGTTTGGTTTAGagtttttgtttcttcatTGACCTTACGTTTTTGAGTTTTACTTAATTTTCTTGCGTTTGAAAActaattttctttcttgaagTTGCTATTCTTTAGCGGGATAAATATTGAGTTATTTTGTCGCTCTAATCTGAATGGGCTATATCGACGTTCCCTTGAGGAAATAGCCAACTGCATTGTGGAAGTCAATGAACCCAAGCAACCGGGAACTTTCGACCACGTGCacaaagcgttttcttcgcgaaactGCCTCTTCCATGTCCGTAAACCAGGCCAACGTTAGTCAATCTGGACATTGCCGCCGCTCGAGCTCGAAAAAGCCAGTTTTTTCGCTCCACAAGTGCGTGGGACGTCGCGAAGCGTTACGTGGTACGACGAATCGTTGTTTAGGTCGAACACGAGCCTCGAGAGGACTATGCACTGTATATATGCTCCGCCAAAAACCGTTCTGAGATGGCGATCGTGTTACGTTCTGAGGAGAATCGTGTCCGAAAGGAGCATAAGGTTTGTAATTGCATGGAGGCGTGGGGGGCCTTCTGAGTTTGACTTAGTCGAAGCTATTTGCCTTAATTCACATTGTATACCATCTTCGTTTGCCAGTCACACGAGCCGTTAGTATAGTATATACGAAATGGCTCTGTgcatattttttctctccttgTCCCAGGCCATTTTTTTGACATAGCATTACAGTTAATAACATAGCAGGTTCTTCATCGTCAATTACTTTGAGTGACGTTCAAGCCCTAGAAACGGCATAATGTTCTTGTGCTTTAGGAAGTTATAATCGTTAATTAACCGCCGCGGCTTCACGCTCTTTTTTTCGTGAAGTTGAATTTAATTGGGCACTTTCAGGTGGCAAATAGGAGTATTGATGTCATTTTATTAATCTCCAAAGCCGTTGAGAAGTGGCATATCGAATTTGTGACCGTTGAAGGCACTTATATTTATCAGAATTGGCCTATAACATAAACGAacatcttttctttttcgtcgtagCTTTTACTGTgcagcgaagacgaaatttctGAATTTCTTACTCACCGCACGCGCGATTCCTGGATCGTTATTATCCGTCATTGGCCAATCAAAGATTTAATTGGTTAGCACTCCAGTACCCTTTTCACTTTTTGACGTTAATATATATCTCTTAGACGCCAAGAACAGGTATTTAGATAAATGACGGCCTTTTGAGTTAGAAATCATCTGTCGTCTTTCAGGTACCGATTGTGTCCTAAAGCTACTAAAGAATAATTTGGACAAgagctgcgacgacgaagtcgaggATGGAAGAAAtaatctttttttagttgtttGCTGCATGAACAGAGGCGCCACGAGGCGCACAGCTAGGCGCACAACATGACTTCCACGTGTGTCTTTCCATCGCGCTAAGGGAGATAGAAGAGGTAGCAGGCGTACATTAGCTTAGGTTAGATAGGTATGCATTAGTTAGGGCAACGGCGGGGTGGCACACTCCCGcgtgtcgccgccgtcatggAAATTGGGATACAGCcattttatttcaataaaaattaaacaaaaaACGAACAGCCTTTTTCCCTATTAATTTTCGGGCAGTTTTTATGCGCTgggggtcttgcccaggaccccatcgaggagcagtttttttgtAATTGGGTCATACTCAGGACCCGGGCACTTTAAagtcatgcccaggaccaCGCCCTAAAAGAAtgaaatctaaaaaattaaatttgaaaACAAGGCAAAATCTCATACAAACGATTCTCACTGCTCGAGGCTTGATTCCCCAGAGAAGACAACCGCTAAATAAACCTAGTATTCAATTAAACATAAAGACACGAACATGATAACTTTGGAATATATCATCGCGCCTGTGTATACCTCTGTCCATACGGCGACGATAGattctttgccttcttccaCTTCACTAGATATCATCGAGGATGCTAGCACCGTTGGTCGATATACCATTGAATATTTCGTTCGGAACAAAATAGCCTAAAATGTTAAAGACGTATATACGTTTGAAATTATATCAGTTCAATAGTTACTTggcaaaacgttttttctttcgtttgcgGAAACGGGATGGACACCGAACCGGTTTCGGAAGAATTGAAAATCCTTTTAAGGCACACAGTAGTGAACGTAATAAAATCCTGCCAGAttaaaataaagaaaagttattcaaaaaaatctaCTTTTCTATTTCATCAAATACCCCTTCAAATCCAGAATGAACGCCGCTGAAAACGCAGGCTTCTTTCAAGCAGACACGCGCACCGGAGCCGTATTTCTCACTCCAGAGAAAGGTACCATATCGATCAGGAGTCTTCGCTTTTTGCTGCAAGGCTGTCACAAGGACGTTGGGCAGCAATGGGAAATTCATCTGAAGTGGCTTCACTGTTAACTATGCATTCTATTCATAAGCCAATATACCGTAGCCTCCTCTCAGTCGTGAATTTGGGAAAGCTGAGGACGGCGCTATGAAAATCGCTCGACGAAGAGCTTTGAGTGGAGAGAAAGGCGAACCACTCGATGGTCAAAGTGACCGTCTCGTAGGCGCTTCTTCTCGCTGAGCAAGCGTAGAAGCCCATTTCGGTTATTTTGTGGACCCAGCACGAAAACAATGGCGGATCCTCCATTTGACTGGCGAATCCGACGTTGAGTTGGACGTGAATGCGTTGGTTTGCTCTGCGCTTCATTATCTTGAAGAAGGTGGCCGACGAAAATTTGACAAATTTGCAGTCGTAGCGATCGACGTCACCTGAAAACTCCCAGTTTTCAGTGCCGAAGATCGGCGAATGAGCTAAAAAATAGGCTGTTCAAATGTAAGAAGAACCGTGCAATTCGCGAAATACGTGTTGGATCAACAAATGACGGATAAATCATAACGACTCCCTTTCCGTCCAAAGGGTCAGACACTCCTTCAAAGCCTGTTGTCAGGAAAGGAAGAAGCGCTACGACTGAAAGGAACAACATTTGTTTGAGAAGTGCGTCGGCTCGAATGACTGGCCACTGAGAAATCCTTCAATATATAGGAGCACACCTACAATCGCACTGTGAAAAGAAGCCAGGTGTATTTGATTAATCGATGCAATATTACTGTTAAGCTTATCATTCGAAGATTATCAACTGCATATGAAGTTCTTCTATTTTCCACTCTTCGCCAGCTGGCGTGAAACGATGAGAAtcgcaaagaaaaacaatggTTATTTGAGTGCAATCTTGGAGTGCATGCAAGGATTCAATAGGACAATTTCACTTTACCTTGAGTCGACTACAGCAACA
Encoded here:
- the LOC136197106 gene encoding uncharacterized protein; the encoded protein is MNFPLLPNVLVTALQQKAKTPDRYGTFLWSEKYGSGARVCLKEACVFSGVHSGFEGDFITFTTVCLKRIFNSSETGSVSIPFPQTKEKTFCQAILFRTKYSMVYRPTVLASSMISSEVEEGKESIVAVWTEVYLAVVFSGESSLEQFHSFRAWSWA